In Vibrio echinoideorum, the following proteins share a genomic window:
- a CDS encoding glycerate kinase type-2 family protein: protein MDIDAKQFLQTLFSSAVNQALPKNHIEPFLPKDIFYRSANQAGRTVVIGAGKAAASMAAELEAVWQVKQQQDLALRDLEGLVVTRYEHTAPCEHIEVIEAAHPVPDAMGLEVSQRMLELVSGLSAGDTVICLLSGGGSALLSLPGGDISLAEKQQINKVLLKSGAAIDEMNCVRKHLSSIKGGRLAKAAYPARVVSLAISDVPGDDISVIASGPTVPDTTTRFDAMAILERYQIETPRSAFEWLNNPESETVKPDDVCWKNAEHHIIATPMSALESAAAEAEGLGIPAYVLSDCIEGEARDVAKVHAALAKQVANHKHPFETPCVILSGGETTVTVKGNGRGGRNCEFLLSLYNELKGQENIFALAADTDGIDGVEDNAGAWITPQTWQQGSSLSLKAQDYLDANNSYDFFKQVGVLLTTGPTLTNVNDFRAILIL from the coding sequence ATGGACATTGATGCTAAGCAGTTTCTACAAACCCTTTTCTCAAGTGCTGTTAATCAGGCGCTACCTAAAAATCACATCGAACCTTTTCTTCCTAAAGACATTTTTTATCGCTCAGCTAACCAAGCTGGGCGAACTGTGGTAATTGGCGCAGGAAAAGCCGCCGCGTCGATGGCCGCTGAGCTAGAGGCCGTCTGGCAAGTTAAGCAACAGCAAGATCTCGCACTGCGTGACCTTGAAGGTCTCGTCGTGACCCGCTACGAACACACTGCACCTTGCGAACACATTGAGGTGATCGAAGCGGCGCATCCCGTCCCGGATGCGATGGGCTTAGAAGTGAGCCAACGTATGCTGGAATTAGTGAGTGGCCTGAGTGCTGGCGACACCGTTATTTGTCTACTGTCTGGCGGCGGCTCTGCTTTGCTAAGTTTACCCGGTGGCGATATCAGCTTGGCAGAGAAGCAACAAATCAATAAAGTGCTGCTTAAATCTGGCGCAGCCATTGATGAGATGAACTGTGTTCGCAAACATCTATCTTCGATAAAAGGCGGTCGCTTAGCCAAAGCTGCTTATCCAGCAAGGGTTGTGTCATTGGCGATTTCTGATGTGCCGGGTGATGACATCAGTGTGATTGCCTCTGGCCCAACCGTACCCGACACCACCACGCGTTTTGATGCGATGGCAATTTTAGAACGTTATCAAATAGAAACACCACGCTCGGCATTTGAATGGTTAAATAATCCAGAGTCAGAAACCGTAAAGCCGGATGACGTCTGTTGGAAGAACGCCGAGCACCACATTATCGCGACCCCGATGTCGGCATTGGAATCCGCTGCAGCAGAAGCTGAAGGCTTAGGTATTCCGGCTTATGTGTTGAGTGATTGCATAGAGGGAGAGGCGCGAGATGTTGCGAAGGTTCACGCTGCGCTGGCTAAGCAAGTGGCCAATCACAAGCACCCATTTGAGACGCCTTGCGTGATACTTTCCGGTGGCGAAACCACAGTAACCGTTAAAGGCAATGGTCGCGGTGGGCGTAACTGTGAGTTCCTTTTAAGCTTGTATAACGAGTTAAAAGGGCAGGAAAACATATTCGCTCTGGCGGCTGATACTGATGGCATTGATGGTGTTGAAGATAATGCAGGTGCGTGGATCACGCCTCAAACATGGCAACAAGGTTCGAGCCTGTCGCTTAAAGCGCAGGACTACCTCGATGCCAACAACAGCTACGACTTCTTTAAGCAAGTCGGTGTGCTGTTGACCACAGGGCCGACGCTAACCAACGTGAATGACTTCCGCGCAATATTGATTCTTTAA
- a CDS encoding response regulator transcription factor: MLERSRILVIEDNIELQGIIADFLEVKEAIADFASDGEQGLNLAMHNDFDAIVLDVMLPKLNGMQVAAKLRQNGITTPILMLTALNGQEDLLSSFDSGADDFVTKPFKFPELEARLCALIKRNKGLVAQKILSYGEVTIDEKTHTASRDKQTLTLTPILFQILRELVKAQGGVVSRESLIYMLWGDDIPDKDVLRSHIYLLRNVLDKPFKFPMLKTIPKHGFQLILSASEPQ, from the coding sequence ATGCTTGAACGCAGCCGTATTCTAGTCATTGAAGACAATATCGAACTACAAGGCATTATTGCCGACTTCTTAGAGGTTAAAGAGGCAATCGCAGATTTTGCTTCTGATGGCGAACAAGGTCTTAATCTAGCCATGCACAATGACTTCGACGCGATTGTTCTCGATGTCATGTTGCCCAAGCTTAACGGCATGCAAGTGGCAGCTAAATTGCGCCAAAATGGCATAACGACACCGATTTTGATGCTAACCGCGTTAAATGGCCAAGAAGACCTATTAAGCAGCTTCGATTCCGGCGCCGATGACTTTGTCACTAAACCGTTTAAATTTCCAGAGCTGGAAGCTCGTCTTTGCGCGCTGATCAAACGCAATAAAGGCTTGGTTGCTCAAAAGATCTTAAGCTATGGCGAGGTAACGATTGATGAGAAAACCCACACAGCCTCAAGAGACAAACAAACCCTAACCCTAACACCAATCTTGTTCCAAATTCTAAGAGAGTTAGTGAAAGCTCAAGGCGGCGTCGTATCTCGTGAAAGCTTGATATACATGCTTTGGGGCGATGACATTCCTGACAAAGATGTACTCCGTAGCCATATCTATTTGTTAAGAAACGTCCTCGATAAACCATTCAAGTTCCCTATGTTGAAGACGATTCCTAAACACGGTTTTCAATTGATTTTATCTGCAAGCGAGCCGCAATAA
- the hyi gene encoding hydroxypyruvate isomerase, whose amino-acid sequence MAKFAANLSMLFTEVDFMDRFEAAAEAGFQGVEYLFPYAFDAQAIKAKLDANNLEQVLFNLPAGDWDAGDRGIAVDPARVEEFQAGVPKAIAYAKALGCTQVNCLAGIVPQGVTQQDAQSAFVINLHYAANALAAEGISLVIEAINTRDIPGFFLNTTEQAKAIIKEVGSNNLSIQYDIYHMQIMEGDLTPTMQQNIGQIAHVQLADNPGRHEPGTGEINYPFVLNYLDELGYQGWVGCEYKPKTTTTEGLGWLHQYR is encoded by the coding sequence ATGGCAAAATTTGCAGCAAACTTGTCAATGTTATTCACGGAAGTTGATTTTATGGATCGCTTTGAAGCTGCCGCAGAAGCGGGCTTTCAAGGTGTGGAATATCTTTTCCCTTACGCCTTTGATGCTCAGGCAATCAAAGCAAAGCTCGACGCTAATAACCTAGAGCAAGTGCTATTTAACTTGCCTGCAGGTGATTGGGACGCTGGCGACCGTGGTATCGCGGTAGACCCAGCGCGAGTTGAAGAGTTTCAAGCGGGTGTACCTAAAGCTATCGCTTACGCAAAAGCACTCGGCTGTACTCAAGTGAATTGCTTGGCCGGGATTGTTCCGCAAGGTGTGACCCAACAAGACGCGCAATCGGCGTTTGTGATTAACCTGCATTATGCGGCGAACGCGCTAGCAGCAGAAGGCATCAGCTTAGTGATAGAAGCGATCAACACCCGCGATATTCCGGGTTTCTTCTTGAACACCACAGAGCAAGCCAAAGCGATCATCAAAGAGGTAGGGAGCAATAACCTTTCTATCCAATACGATATTTATCACATGCAAATAATGGAGGGCGATCTTACGCCGACCATGCAACAGAACATTGGCCAAATCGCGCATGTTCAACTAGCTGATAACCCAGGTCGACACGAACCGGGTACTGGAGAAATCAATTACCCATTCGTGCTCAATTATCTTGATGAGCTGGGCTATCAGGGTTGGGTTGGCTGCGAATACAAACCTAAAACGACAACGACAGAAGGCCTTGGTTGGCTGCACCAGTACCGTTAA
- a CDS encoding TetR/AcrR family transcriptional regulator codes for MSRIRQKNQDLIIEVACEQFATHGYAATKMADIAKAADIPKPNVFYYFSSKDKLYNAVLETVTQPLLEASRPIEELSDPVEALSQYIQTKLIISRDHPHASKVFANEVMSGAKVLPKDIGDELYKQSQMILDKFSTWSAQGLMDDVPAHHLMFTIWAATQTYADFGWQICSVMQKDQLDDKDYEDAAEFITQLVIKGCGVKGKAE; via the coding sequence ATGTCTAGGATCAGACAAAAGAATCAAGATTTAATCATCGAAGTCGCGTGTGAACAATTCGCTACTCATGGATATGCCGCAACAAAAATGGCCGATATAGCGAAAGCGGCCGACATCCCTAAACCTAATGTATTCTATTATTTCAGCTCCAAAGATAAGCTCTATAATGCCGTTTTAGAAACCGTCACTCAGCCCTTACTGGAAGCGTCACGTCCGATTGAAGAGCTCAGCGACCCTGTTGAAGCCTTGTCTCAATATATTCAAACCAAGCTGATCATTTCTCGCGATCATCCGCACGCCTCTAAGGTATTTGCTAACGAAGTGATGTCTGGCGCTAAAGTATTGCCGAAAGATATTGGTGACGAACTGTATAAGCAATCCCAAATGATCCTTGATAAGTTCTCAACTTGGTCAGCACAAGGCTTAATGGATGACGTTCCTGCACACCACCTGATGTTTACCATTTGGGCGGCCACTCAAACTTACGCCGATTTTGGCTGGCAGATTTGTAGCGTGATGCAGAAAGATCAGCTCGATGACAAAGATTATGAAGATGCCGCTGAATTCATCACTCAGCTGGTGATTAAAGGGTGTGGTGTTAAAGGAAAGGCGGAGTAG
- the gcl gene encoding glyoxylate carboligase — MAVMKAIEAAVEVLKREGVDIAFGVPGAAINPMYAAMKKLGGIDHVLARHVEGASHMAEGYTRTNQGNIGVCIGTSGPAGTDMITGLYSATADSIPILCITGQAPRARLHKEDFQAVDIESIAKPVTKWATTVLEPAQVPRAFQKAFHLMRSGRPGPILIDLPIDVQLAEIEFDIDTYEPLEPYKPKATRAQVEKALTMMSQSEKPLIVSGGGVINAGASELLQQFAEITGVPVIPTLMGWGSIPDDHELMAGMVGLQTSHRYGNETMLNSDFVFGVGNRWANRHTGSVDVYTEGRKFVHVDIEPTQIGRVFCPDLGIVSDAKAALELMVEVAQEWRDAGKLPNRNAWASECQERKSTMLRKTNFDEAPMKPMRVYEEMNKAFGRDTCYVSTIGLSQIAAAQFLHVYKPRNWINCGQAGPLGWTTPAALGVRAADPDRDIVAISGDYDFQFMIEELAVGAQFNLPYIHVLVNNSYLGLIRQAQRQFDIDYCVQLAFDNQNAPELEGYGVDHVAVVEGLGCKAIRVREPDQIAAAFEQAKELMNKHKVPVVVELILERVTNIAMGVEINAINEFEPLAESRGDAPTALAYK, encoded by the coding sequence ATGGCAGTTATGAAAGCGATTGAAGCAGCGGTTGAAGTGCTTAAACGTGAAGGTGTAGACATCGCATTTGGTGTTCCCGGCGCAGCAATAAACCCTATGTATGCGGCTATGAAAAAGCTCGGAGGAATCGACCACGTCTTAGCTCGTCACGTAGAGGGTGCATCCCATATGGCTGAAGGGTACACACGTACCAATCAAGGCAATATAGGTGTGTGTATTGGTACTTCTGGTCCTGCGGGAACGGACATGATCACGGGCCTTTATTCTGCGACTGCAGATTCGATTCCAATTCTATGCATCACAGGTCAGGCTCCGCGTGCTCGCCTTCATAAAGAAGACTTCCAAGCGGTTGATATTGAATCCATTGCTAAGCCAGTGACTAAGTGGGCGACTACGGTGCTGGAACCTGCACAAGTGCCACGCGCATTCCAAAAAGCCTTTCATTTAATGCGTTCGGGTCGTCCAGGTCCAATCCTGATTGATCTACCGATTGATGTTCAGCTGGCTGAGATTGAGTTTGATATCGATACTTATGAACCACTAGAACCTTATAAGCCAAAAGCGACGCGCGCGCAGGTTGAGAAAGCATTAACCATGATGTCTCAATCGGAAAAACCGCTGATTGTATCGGGTGGTGGCGTGATTAACGCTGGCGCATCTGAATTGTTGCAACAGTTTGCAGAAATCACCGGTGTGCCAGTGATCCCAACCTTAATGGGCTGGGGCTCTATTCCAGATGATCATGAATTAATGGCAGGCATGGTAGGCCTACAAACCTCTCATCGTTACGGTAACGAAACCATGCTCAACTCTGACTTTGTGTTTGGTGTCGGTAACCGCTGGGCTAACCGTCATACCGGTTCTGTGGATGTTTACACCGAAGGCCGCAAGTTCGTACACGTCGACATTGAACCGACGCAAATTGGCCGCGTGTTCTGCCCAGATTTAGGCATTGTCTCTGATGCGAAAGCAGCGCTAGAGCTAATGGTTGAAGTGGCACAAGAGTGGCGTGACGCTGGCAAACTGCCGAACCGAAATGCTTGGGCAAGTGAGTGTCAGGAACGCAAGTCGACCATGCTGCGTAAAACTAATTTCGATGAAGCGCCAATGAAACCGATGCGTGTTTATGAAGAGATGAATAAGGCATTTGGTCGTGACACTTGTTATGTGAGCACCATTGGTTTGTCGCAAATTGCTGCCGCTCAGTTCCTGCATGTTTATAAGCCACGTAACTGGATCAATTGTGGTCAGGCTGGCCCATTGGGGTGGACAACACCAGCCGCATTGGGTGTACGAGCAGCTGATCCTGATCGCGATATTGTCGCTATCTCCGGAGACTATGATTTCCAATTCATGATCGAAGAGCTGGCCGTTGGCGCGCAATTTAACTTGCCATACATTCATGTGTTGGTGAACAACTCGTACTTAGGTTTGATTCGCCAAGCACAGCGCCAATTTGATATCGATTATTGTGTACAACTGGCGTTTGATAACCAGAATGCGCCAGAGCTTGAAGGCTACGGGGTAGACCATGTAGCCGTTGTTGAAGGCTTAGGTTGTAAGGCGATTCGAGTTCGTGAGCCAGACCAAATTGCGGCGGCGTTTGAGCAAGCCAAAGAGCTGATGAACAAGCACAAAGTACCGGTTGTTGTTGAGCTGATTCTTGAGCGAGTGACCAATATTGCGATGGGCGTAGAGATCAACGCTATCAACGAATTTGAACCGCTTGCCGAAAGCCGCGGTGATGCCCCAACAGCGCTAGCGTACAAGTAA
- a CDS encoding 2-hydroxy-3-oxopropionate reductase, which translates to MSKIAFIGTGIMGKPMASNLQKAGHDLILSDHFNAAPADLVAAGATVCHSPAEAAEAADIIILMVPNTPQVEDVLFGDNGVEKGLTAGGSAGKLVIDMSSISPIATKAIAARINEGGASYLDAPVSGGEVGAINAALTIMVGGEQDAFDKARPLFEIMGKNITLVGDNGAGQTCKVANQIIVALNIEAVSEALVFASKAGADPARVRQALLGGFANSKILEVHGERMVEGTFDPGFRISLHQKDLNLALTGAQELGVALPNTANAQELFGECAEMGGEGWDHSALIQAIEKRSDHSIR; encoded by the coding sequence ATGTCTAAAATTGCATTTATCGGAACTGGCATCATGGGTAAACCTATGGCGAGTAACCTTCAAAAAGCAGGTCACGATTTGATTCTGTCGGATCACTTTAATGCAGCACCTGCCGACCTTGTGGCAGCGGGCGCAACGGTCTGCCACTCACCAGCAGAAGCGGCTGAAGCTGCGGATATCATTATCCTAATGGTACCTAATACCCCTCAAGTTGAAGATGTCCTGTTTGGTGACAACGGCGTCGAGAAAGGTCTAACGGCGGGCGGTTCAGCTGGAAAACTGGTTATCGATATGAGTTCAATCTCGCCAATCGCCACCAAAGCAATTGCAGCGCGAATCAATGAAGGTGGTGCTTCATACCTTGATGCTCCGGTATCTGGCGGCGAAGTAGGCGCTATCAATGCGGCGCTGACTATCATGGTGGGCGGTGAGCAAGACGCCTTTGATAAAGCTCGTCCTCTGTTCGAAATCATGGGTAAGAACATCACGCTAGTCGGAGACAACGGCGCAGGTCAAACGTGTAAGGTCGCAAACCAGATCATTGTGGCACTGAATATTGAAGCCGTATCTGAAGCCTTAGTGTTTGCTTCAAAAGCCGGTGCTGATCCAGCACGCGTACGTCAGGCGCTATTAGGTGGCTTTGCTAACTCTAAGATATTGGAAGTACACGGCGAGCGCATGGTTGAAGGCACATTCGACCCTGGCTTTAGAATATCGCTTCACCAGAAAGACCTGAATCTTGCGCTAACGGGCGCACAAGAGTTAGGGGTTGCATTACCGAATACGGCTAACGCTCAAGAGCTGTTTGGCGAGTGTGCCGAAATGGGCGGAGAAGGTTGGGACCACTCTGCGCTTATTCAAGCGATTGAGAAACGTTCTGACCACTCGATTCGTTAA
- a CDS encoding sensor histidine kinase — protein MRTFAVIALVSSCVVFFVFSLRLVWQEEAQIESHLKSFKDVAEQFYKRLSPEGSLKLSDNVTAYYGEGDFTDQLKKLPLMALDTVDRQRFEIRLSEEDILIPGVVVYHFSFEDQGKNIPTYIAISSFDMDLWDDSWGVLMATSTLLMLGLIIVLRITLKRVFDQLMAPIENLSTQLSKHESDNFHVPTNTVDELQLLTSHLNSYSKMKDRLSKQEMMFAKYASHELKTPIAIVTGAAELQAMKPSDLAFQTKQRNRILGAANGMSTTVEVLLNIVKQENSSAEKTLTAIDEAAIDLSKYHTMLAPGVTLELNVEPNTTLNMPLPLVNMVLKNYVENAIRFTIQGEISVTINSNTISVSDTGAGLSDDTKTEHGLGLIIVKRIGDSYGWTSTLIDNAHSNSTSNSSGCTANFSRNDV, from the coding sequence ATGCGCACCTTTGCTGTCATCGCACTGGTTTCTTCATGCGTGGTATTTTTTGTGTTCTCGCTTCGTTTAGTTTGGCAGGAAGAAGCTCAAATCGAGAGCCACCTGAAATCATTTAAAGATGTGGCAGAACAATTCTACAAACGCCTTTCACCTGAAGGTAGCCTAAAGCTCTCGGACAATGTGACGGCTTATTATGGCGAAGGCGACTTTACCGACCAACTCAAAAAACTACCGCTCATGGCACTGGATACAGTGGATCGCCAACGTTTTGAAATAAGACTCTCTGAAGAAGACATTCTTATTCCCGGCGTGGTCGTCTATCACTTTTCCTTCGAAGACCAAGGCAAAAACATTCCGACTTACATCGCCATCAGCTCCTTTGACATGGACTTGTGGGACGACAGTTGGGGCGTATTGATGGCAACCTCGACCTTGCTGATGCTAGGGTTGATCATTGTGTTACGCATTACCCTCAAGCGGGTGTTTGACCAACTGATGGCACCAATTGAAAACCTAAGCACCCAGCTCAGCAAACATGAGTCCGATAATTTCCACGTCCCAACCAACACCGTTGATGAGCTGCAGTTGCTCACTTCGCACCTCAATAGCTACTCAAAGATGAAAGACCGCCTATCAAAGCAAGAGATGATGTTCGCGAAGTACGCGAGCCATGAATTGAAAACACCGATCGCGATTGTGACTGGCGCTGCCGAACTGCAAGCAATGAAGCCTAGCGACCTAGCATTTCAAACCAAACAACGTAATCGTATTCTCGGCGCAGCCAATGGCATGAGCACCACCGTTGAAGTACTACTGAACATTGTCAAACAAGAGAACTCTTCCGCCGAAAAGACACTAACGGCTATCGATGAAGCCGCTATCGATTTATCGAAGTACCACACGATGTTGGCTCCAGGTGTCACGTTAGAGCTAAACGTTGAGCCAAACACCACGCTTAACATGCCATTACCTTTGGTGAATATGGTGTTGAAGAACTATGTTGAAAACGCAATCCGATTTACCATACAAGGTGAAATCTCGGTGACCATCAACTCAAACACAATTTCCGTTTCTGATACTGGCGCAGGGTTGAGTGATGATACTAAAACAGAACACGGCCTAGGTTTAATCATTGTCAAACGTATCGGAGACAGTTACGGCTGGACATCAACACTGATCGATAACGCGCATTCAAACTCGACATCAAACAGCTCTGGCTGCACTGCGAACTTTTCTCGAAACGATGTATAA
- a CDS encoding efflux RND transporter periplasmic adaptor subunit, whose translation MKTKIIALAALLGVSTTQVPLAQATELIGHVQGLNRHSVVAEVPGVVEMNNLEVGDAVNQEQILAQIKADDFKFSVDKAKANLTLAQADLALRKATYNRYQALIKKNSLSMGELDTARAEFLSAKASVSVAQIDYQQSLVDLENTQIESLISGYISNKPAQSGSWVSEGDLLYEVVNIDKVTLSFMASEYDLKHFIVGQEVVVWSETNPEIKMEANVQRIGVEMQNLTYPVLVEITNQGHQFKPGMSVYASTDLSVTNITTAQTASNLNQGKGQ comes from the coding sequence ATGAAAACTAAAATTATCGCGCTGGCAGCACTTCTCGGTGTCTCAACGACTCAAGTACCATTAGCTCAAGCAACAGAGCTGATCGGTCACGTTCAAGGGTTAAACAGACACAGTGTTGTGGCTGAGGTGCCCGGTGTCGTGGAGATGAATAACCTTGAAGTGGGTGACGCCGTAAACCAAGAACAAATACTGGCTCAGATTAAAGCCGATGATTTTAAGTTTAGCGTGGATAAGGCTAAGGCCAATCTTACCCTTGCGCAGGCTGATCTAGCATTGCGAAAGGCTACATATAACCGCTATCAAGCTCTCATCAAAAAGAACAGCCTTTCAATGGGGGAGTTAGATACAGCACGTGCCGAGTTTCTCAGTGCTAAAGCTTCAGTTTCCGTCGCTCAAATCGATTACCAACAATCTCTAGTGGATCTCGAAAACACTCAAATTGAATCTCTTATCTCGGGCTACATCTCTAACAAACCCGCGCAATCTGGATCTTGGGTAAGTGAAGGAGATTTGCTTTATGAAGTGGTCAATATCGATAAAGTCACTCTGTCATTTATGGCGAGTGAGTATGACTTAAAGCATTTCATCGTTGGTCAGGAAGTCGTGGTGTGGTCTGAAACTAACCCAGAGATAAAAATGGAAGCGAATGTGCAGCGTATTGGTGTCGAGATGCAAAATTTAACCTACCCAGTATTGGTCGAGATCACCAACCAAGGGCATCAATTTAAGCCGGGGATGTCGGTTTACGCCTCGACAGATCTTTCGGTGACAAATATAACTACTGCTCAAACTGCATCGAACTTGAACCAAGGTAAAGGGCAGTAG